One segment of Saprospiraceae bacterium DNA contains the following:
- a CDS encoding carbohydrate binding family 9 domain-containing protein, with protein MRAKSTFLFLFVGAFSLCLSAQKTKEFSIKTAATAPLIDGLLNEPLWQTAEPLSGFWRNFPDDTTTAHFQTTVWLAHDREHLYVAARMERNAAEGYAVTTLKEDFVFYENDAFGIILDPFSDFTNGYGFYVNAYGTRLDEQISGGSMPDPTIDLKWQAETHRSAEFWTVEIAIPLKYLRHKGSDTWNINFVRTDRGANERTAWVRTPIQFLLGNLAFSGKMHWENPLEQSQKLYSIIPSLTLSSHRERGKDGELKAQPSLDAKIAIGTSLNLDLTINPDFSQAEVDKVQLNLTRFELDFPENRLFFTENSDLFAQFGDVSWGNPPVRPFYSRRVGLRFDDEIQGYVPTKILGGARLSGKINEDWRLGAMTLFTGQEKLQTAREGAFAYSPVQNYSVLAVQRKVFSRSNLAAMLVHRQAFGTDSTEHFALNRKDHNTLPALEYNFATKNDQISGKAFYHLSLKPGEGKTPFARGFLLRHNTYRWRNWAQFVQVSPGFQPDAGFVPRPDAIGLNFHLAYSIYPKKGRLARIEFLTNPQFFLRSEDGKFMDRFVISGINIVSKKTVDFWLVHINERVTLRAPFDPSLRNKGETLDAGMVYDFDYLRLAYTTDRRRPLYWQMAIDAGAYYHGSQVRTDGEFGYRLQPWGILALNYNVGFLRFPEPFSDHDFWYLGPKLELSLSRSVFFTTVLQYNSLAENLNLYARFQWRFRPLSDLFLIYSGNQQVQPNEFRNRQVILKTVMWI; from the coding sequence ATGCGGGCAAAATCAACCTTTCTATTTCTTTTTGTCGGTGCGTTTTCTTTGTGCCTCTCAGCACAAAAGACAAAAGAATTTTCCATAAAAACCGCCGCCACCGCCCCGCTGATTGACGGACTGCTCAACGAGCCGCTTTGGCAAACCGCTGAGCCGCTCTCTGGCTTTTGGCGCAATTTCCCCGACGACACGACGACGGCACACTTTCAGACGACCGTCTGGCTTGCCCACGACCGGGAGCATCTCTACGTCGCCGCCCGCATGGAGCGCAACGCTGCCGAGGGTTACGCCGTCACCACGCTCAAAGAGGATTTCGTGTTTTACGAAAACGATGCTTTCGGCATCATCCTCGACCCTTTTTCAGACTTCACCAACGGCTACGGTTTTTATGTGAACGCCTACGGCACGCGGCTCGATGAGCAAATCAGCGGCGGCTCCATGCCAGACCCGACCATTGACCTGAAATGGCAAGCTGAGACACATCGAAGCGCCGAATTCTGGACGGTAGAAATCGCCATCCCTTTGAAATACCTGCGGCACAAGGGCAGTGACACTTGGAATATCAACTTCGTGCGCACCGACCGGGGCGCCAACGAGCGAACCGCTTGGGTACGCACACCTATCCAGTTTTTGCTAGGCAATCTCGCTTTTTCCGGCAAAATGCACTGGGAAAACCCGCTCGAACAATCGCAAAAACTTTACTCCATCATCCCCAGCCTCACGCTTTCGAGCCATCGCGAGCGTGGCAAAGACGGTGAATTGAAAGCCCAACCCTCGCTCGACGCCAAAATCGCCATCGGGACCTCGCTCAACCTCGACCTGACTATCAACCCTGACTTTTCACAGGCGGAGGTGGACAAGGTGCAACTCAATTTGACTCGCTTTGAGTTGGATTTTCCCGAAAACCGCCTGTTTTTCACCGAAAACAGCGACCTCTTCGCCCAGTTCGGCGACGTGTCGTGGGGCAACCCGCCCGTTCGACCGTTTTACAGCCGGCGGGTCGGGCTGCGTTTCGACGATGAAATACAAGGCTATGTGCCGACCAAAATTCTCGGCGGAGCGAGGCTTTCCGGCAAAATCAACGAGGATTGGCGGCTGGGCGCGATGACGCTTTTTACCGGGCAGGAAAAATTGCAGACAGCACGGGAAGGAGCGTTCGCTTACTCGCCCGTGCAGAATTACAGCGTGTTGGCCGTACAGCGCAAAGTGTTTAGCCGCTCCAACCTCGCCGCCATGCTGGTGCATCGGCAGGCGTTTGGCACGGACAGCACCGAGCATTTTGCCCTCAACAGAAAGGACCATAACACCTTGCCAGCCCTCGAATACAATTTTGCCACAAAGAATGACCAGATTTCGGGCAAGGCCTTTTACCATCTTTCACTCAAACCGGGCGAGGGAAAAACGCCATTTGCACGGGGTTTCCTGCTGCGTCACAACACCTATCGCTGGCGCAACTGGGCGCAATTCGTGCAGGTCAGCCCCGGCTTCCAGCCCGATGCGGGGTTTGTGCCAAGACCCGACGCGATTGGGCTGAATTTCCATTTGGCGTACAGCATTTACCCGAAAAAAGGACGGCTCGCCCGCATAGAGTTCTTGACCAACCCGCAGTTTTTCCTGCGCTCCGAGGATGGCAAGTTCATGGACAGGTTCGTCATCAGCGGCATCAACATCGTCTCGAAAAAAACGGTGGATTTTTGGCTCGTCCACATCAACGAGCGGGTGACGCTCCGCGCTCCATTCGACCCTTCTCTGCGCAACAAGGGCGAGACACTGGATGCCGGCATGGTTTACGATTTCGACTACCTGCGGCTTGCCTACACTACCGACCGTCGCCGACCGCTTTACTGGCAAATGGCGATTGATGCCGGGGCGTATTATCACGGCTCGCAAGTCCGCACCGACGGTGAGTTTGGCTATCGCCTGCAACCTTGGGGCATTCTCGCGCTGAATTACAACGTGGGTTTTCTGCGCTTCCCGGAGCCGTTCAGCGACCATGACTTTTGGTATTTAGGCCCAAAACTGGAATTGTCGTTGTCTCGCAGCGTGTTTTTCACGACGGTTTTGCAGTACAACAGCCTCGCGGAAAACCTGAACCTCTACGCCCGTTTTCAGTGGCGTTTCCGCCCGTTGAGCGACTTGTTCCTGATTTACAGCGGCAACCAGCAGGTGCAGCCAAACGAGTTTCGCAATCGCCAAGTGATTTTGAAAACAGTGATGTGGATTTGA
- a CDS encoding histidine kinase translates to MNKELRFNLLFWGAYFLYEWLGHATIEDEYWRYWVNALVIVPLAFAAAMFTVHFLLKRYFLKGKKRAFWWGFAGCVAVFALIRRTFNYFYTYPLYYPEGLKTMPYLFLPKIVIEAVNTCLIVGVYVMFYFVRAWYEEQRISASLKKDKAEAELELLKSQVQPHFIFNTLNNIYSLAQHGNPKTPDLIYRLSAFLSYSLYDSRQNTISVQQELDYIRHYIELEKIRYGEQLDISVNIFQPLDGFQISPMLFLPLVENAFKHGLADAEGNCWIRLDFTAQDDWLTLKIENSLPDFLPENGSKNGGIGLENVRRRLEILYPDRYEFRCLRETDSFMTILKIKTSPLPSQKGMGQLAYEN, encoded by the coding sequence ATGAATAAAGAACTCCGCTTCAACCTCCTTTTCTGGGGCGCTTATTTCCTCTACGAATGGCTCGGCCACGCCACCATCGAGGACGAGTATTGGCGCTACTGGGTCAATGCGTTGGTCATCGTGCCGCTTGCCTTCGCGGCGGCGATGTTCACGGTGCATTTTCTGTTGAAGCGATATTTTTTGAAAGGGAAAAAACGGGCATTTTGGTGGGGGTTCGCTGGTTGCGTGGCAGTGTTTGCGCTGATACGGCGGACGTTCAATTATTTTTACACCTACCCCCTCTACTACCCCGAGGGTTTGAAGACGATGCCTTATTTGTTTTTGCCGAAAATCGTCATCGAGGCCGTCAACACTTGTCTCATTGTCGGGGTCTATGTCATGTTTTACTTCGTCAGAGCGTGGTACGAGGAGCAGCGTATTTCCGCGTCGCTCAAAAAAGACAAAGCCGAGGCCGAGCTCGAACTGCTAAAATCGCAGGTGCAGCCGCACTTCATTTTCAACACGCTGAACAACATCTACTCGCTGGCGCAACACGGCAACCCGAAAACCCCCGACTTGATATACCGCCTTTCTGCCTTCCTGAGCTACAGCCTCTACGACAGCCGCCAAAACACCATCAGCGTCCAACAAGAACTCGACTACATTCGCCACTATATCGAACTGGAAAAAATCCGCTACGGCGAGCAACTCGATATTTCGGTCAACATCTTTCAGCCGCTCGACGGCTTCCAAATCAGCCCGATGCTGTTCCTGCCGCTGGTCGAAAATGCCTTCAAGCACGGCCTTGCCGATGCCGAGGGAAATTGCTGGATTCGGCTTGACTTTACGGCCCAAGACGATTGGCTCACGCTCAAAATCGAGAACAGCCTGCCCGATTTTTTGCCCGAAAACGGCTCGAAAAACGGTGGCATAGGCTTGGAAAATGTGCGGCGGCGACTGGAAATCCTTTATCCCGACCGTTACGAGTTTCGCTGTTTAAGGGAAACGGATTCGTTTATGACTATTTTGAAAATCAAGACCTCTCCCTTGCCCTCGCAAAAAGGGATGGGGCAACTTGCTTATGAAAATTAA
- a CDS encoding response regulator transcription factor, with product MKIKCLIVDDEPPARDLLAAYIARLDDLEVCGQCGTATEAFSFLQKNEVDLLFLDIRMPRMSGIELIKSLLRRPQIVITTAYRDYAVEGFDLEVLDYLVKPVSFERFLKSIARYHHLLPGERPPEKPASDAFEQAYLFFKVDRNMVKVFLKDILYIESIRDYLKIVTAEKTHVTYLRLGYMEEKLPEGHFVRIHKSFIVPLAKIEAFRHDTVKIAGHQLPVGRVYKQGLTGAMERSGVRYEGAKT from the coding sequence ATGAAAATTAAATGCCTCATCGTGGACGACGAGCCGCCTGCCCGGGATTTGCTCGCCGCTTACATCGCCCGCCTCGACGACCTCGAGGTCTGCGGGCAATGTGGCACGGCTACCGAGGCATTCAGTTTTTTGCAAAAAAACGAAGTGGATTTGCTCTTCTTGGACATCCGAATGCCCCGCATGAGCGGCATCGAACTCATTAAAAGCCTGCTCCGCCGCCCACAAATCGTCATCACGACCGCTTACCGCGACTACGCTGTCGAGGGCTTCGACTTGGAAGTGTTGGACTATTTGGTGAAGCCAGTTTCCTTCGAGCGTTTCCTCAAATCCATCGCCCGTTACCACCACCTTTTGCCCGGCGAGCGCCCGCCAGAAAAACCCGCTTCCGATGCTTTTGAGCAAGCCTATCTGTTCTTCAAGGTGGACCGCAACATGGTCAAGGTGTTCCTCAAAGACATACTCTACATCGAGAGCATTCGGGATTATCTGAAAATCGTCACCGCCGAAAAAACGCACGTCACCTATCTGCGCCTCGGCTACATGGAGGAAAAATTGCCGGAAGGGCACTTTGTGCGCATCCACAAATCGTTTATCGTGCCGCTGGCCAAAATCGAGGCGTTTCGGCACGACACGGTGAAAATCGCAGGGCATCAACTGCCCGTAGGTAGGGTGTACAAACAAGGCTTGACGGGAGCGATGGAGCGGTCGGGGGTGCGATATGAAGGGGCGAAAACGTGA
- a CDS encoding aminotransferase class I/II-fold pyridoxal phosphate-dependent enzyme translates to MFPQLEGELGNRMKFKGKEVVCWSINNYLGLANHPEVRKTDAEAAARWGLAYPMGARMMSGETTLHQKLEQQLANYVGKEAGLLVNYGYQGVLSAIDTLLTRHDVVVYDAESHACIVDAVRMHVGKRFAFTHNDIASLEKCLERAKRLTDGTEGGILVITEGVFGMRGDQGKLREICTLKEKYGFRLFIDDAHGFGMLGKTGAGAAEEQGVTDDVDIYFSTFAKSMALIGGFIAARPEIIRFLKYNMRSQIFAKSLPMPLVEGLLKRFELLRDHPELREKLWHNVRLLQSGLKARGFDIGDTNTCVTPVYMHGEVEEAMALVKDMRDHYGVFCSIVVYPVIPKGMIILRLIPTAVHTEEDIQITLEAFSAVGEKLKSGAYKNYVPEVMV, encoded by the coding sequence ATGTTCCCCCAACTGGAAGGCGAGCTCGGCAACCGCATGAAATTCAAGGGCAAAGAAGTCGTCTGTTGGAGCATCAACAACTACCTCGGCCTCGCCAACCACCCCGAAGTCCGCAAAACCGACGCGGAAGCCGCCGCCCGTTGGGGTTTGGCTTACCCGATGGGCGCCCGCATGATGTCGGGCGAAACCACTTTGCACCAAAAATTGGAGCAACAGTTGGCCAACTACGTCGGCAAAGAAGCCGGCCTGCTCGTCAACTACGGCTATCAAGGCGTGCTGTCGGCCATTGACACGCTGCTCACCCGCCACGACGTGGTCGTCTATGACGCCGAAAGCCACGCCTGCATCGTGGATGCCGTGCGGATGCATGTGGGCAAGCGTTTTGCCTTCACGCACAACGACATAGCCAGCCTCGAAAAATGCCTCGAACGCGCCAAGCGCCTCACCGACGGCACCGAAGGCGGCATCCTCGTCATCACCGAAGGCGTGTTCGGGATGCGCGGCGACCAAGGCAAGCTCCGCGAAATCTGCACGTTGAAAGAGAAATACGGCTTTCGGCTGTTCATTGACGACGCGCACGGCTTCGGGATGCTTGGCAAAACCGGCGCGGGCGCAGCCGAAGAGCAAGGCGTGACCGACGACGTGGACATCTATTTCAGCACCTTCGCCAAAAGCATGGCGCTCATCGGCGGCTTCATCGCTGCCCGCCCGGAGATTATCCGGTTTTTGAAATACAACATGCGCTCGCAAATCTTCGCCAAATCGCTGCCCATGCCGCTGGTGGAAGGCCTGCTCAAACGCTTCGAGCTCCTGCGCGACCATCCCGAACTGCGCGAAAAACTCTGGCACAACGTCCGCCTCCTGCAAAGCGGTCTCAAAGCGCGTGGCTTCGACATCGGCGACACAAACACTTGCGTCACGCCCGTTTATATGCACGGCGAGGTGGAAGAAGCAATGGCCTTGGTGAAAGACATGCGCGACCATTACGGCGTGTTCTGCTCCATCGTCGTCTATCCCGTCATCCCGAAAGGCATGATTATCCTGCGCCTCATCCCGACTGCCGTGCACACGGAGGAGGATATTCAAATCACGCTGGAGGCCTTCTCCGCCGTTGGAGAGAAATTGAAATCGGGGGCGTATAAGAATTATGTGCCGGAGGTGATGGTCTGA
- a CDS encoding cupin-like domain-containing protein, giving the protein MKLLPIERRTGLTREEFIENYLKPKKPVVFTDLAKDWPATQKWTFEFLKKEHGHIDVPIAGPDYHKPGANYMKSHITMKFGDYLDLIQKGPTEYRIFLWNIFDHARDLIHDVSNPTICDGWIDKYPFMFFGGAGAVTNLHYDIDCSNVFHTHFWTRKHIVLFDQQQNPFLYQHPYTVQSHVNPLQPDYDKYPALRKATGHETILYHGETLFIPALWWHYIVYLDGGFSISLRSRDSVLTQAKGLWNIARHFVIDKGMNTVLGPKWKTWKETQAMKRAEEAIHSDD; this is encoded by the coding sequence ATGAAATTGCTCCCAATCGAACGCCGCACGGGATTGACCCGCGAGGAGTTCATCGAAAATTATCTCAAACCCAAAAAACCCGTCGTCTTCACCGACCTCGCCAAAGACTGGCCTGCCACGCAAAAGTGGACGTTTGAGTTTTTGAAAAAGGAACACGGACACATTGATGTGCCTATCGCCGGGCCGGATTACCACAAACCGGGGGCGAACTACATGAAAAGCCACATCACAATGAAGTTTGGCGACTACCTCGACCTCATCCAGAAAGGCCCGACGGAGTACCGCATTTTCCTCTGGAACATCTTCGACCACGCCCGCGACCTCATCCACGACGTGTCGAACCCAACGATCTGCGACGGCTGGATTGATAAATACCCATTCATGTTTTTCGGCGGCGCAGGAGCGGTGACCAACTTGCACTACGACATTGACTGCTCCAACGTGTTCCACACACACTTCTGGACGCGCAAGCACATCGTCCTCTTCGACCAACAGCAAAACCCCTTCCTCTACCAACACCCCTACACCGTGCAAAGCCATGTGAACCCGCTGCAGCCCGACTACGACAAATACCCCGCGCTGCGCAAAGCGACTGGCCACGAAACCATCCTTTATCACGGCGAGACGCTTTTCATCCCCGCGCTGTGGTGGCACTACATCGTCTATCTCGATGGTGGATTTTCCATCAGCCTGCGCTCGCGCGACAGTGTGCTGACCCAAGCCAAAGGGCTTTGGAACATCGCCCGCCACTTCGTCATTGACAAGGGCATGAACACCGTGCTCGGGCCAAAATGGAAGACTTGGAAAGAGACGCAGGCCATGAAACGGGCGGAAGAGGCTATTCATAGTGATGACTGA
- a CDS encoding cysteine synthase family protein, with protein MVFNNILETIGKTPLIRLNHVVSHIPAAVYAKVEAFNPGLSAKDRIALHIIERAERLGHLKPGGTVVDATSGNTGFSLAMVAAIKGYKCVLTVTSKISEDKLNNLRAMGAEVILCPQDVAPNDPRSYYRRAEQLAKEIPGAYYANQNFNLDNADAHYLSTGPEIWEQTQGRITHLIGSASTGGTLCGSGRFLREQNPDLKVIAVDAYGSVLKKYHETGVYDEAEIYSYRIEGTGKNIIPANVDFELIDRFVKVTDQDSALRAREIARQEGMLVGYSSGAALQCLQQIQSELTENDFVVLLFADHGCKYVSKVFSDKWMVEQGFLQEEEIAELC; from the coding sequence ATGGTCTTTAACAACATACTTGAAACCATCGGCAAAACCCCTCTCATCCGGCTCAACCATGTTGTCTCCCACATTCCAGCCGCCGTATATGCCAAGGTCGAGGCATTCAATCCGGGTCTGAGCGCCAAAGACCGCATCGCTCTGCACATCATAGAGCGGGCTGAACGGCTTGGTCATCTCAAACCCGGCGGCACGGTGGTGGATGCCACCAGTGGCAATACGGGGTTTAGCCTCGCCATGGTAGCCGCCATCAAAGGTTACAAGTGTGTACTCACCGTGACGAGCAAAATCTCTGAGGACAAACTCAACAACCTCCGAGCAATGGGCGCTGAAGTCATCCTATGCCCACAAGACGTGGCTCCCAACGACCCGCGCTCCTACTACCGCCGCGCCGAGCAACTCGCCAAAGAAATCCCCGGCGCCTACTACGCCAACCAAAACTTCAATCTCGACAACGCCGACGCACACTACCTGAGCACCGGCCCAGAAATCTGGGAACAAACGCAAGGCCGCATCACGCACCTCATCGGCTCAGCCAGCACAGGCGGCACGCTATGCGGCTCGGGGCGCTTCCTGCGCGAGCAAAACCCCGACCTTAAAGTCATCGCTGTGGATGCCTACGGCTCGGTTCTGAAAAAATACCACGAGACAGGCGTGTACGACGAAGCCGAAATCTACTCCTACCGCATCGAAGGCACAGGCAAAAACATCATCCCGGCCAACGTGGACTTTGAATTGATTGATCGGTTTGTGAAAGTCACCGACCAAGACAGCGCCCTGCGCGCCCGCGAAATCGCCCGTCAGGAGGGAATGCTCGTCGGTTACTCCAGCGGCGCAGCGCTCCAATGCCTCCAGCAAATCCAATCGGAGCTTACCGAAAACGACTTCGTCGTGCTGCTTTTCGCCGACCACGGCTGCAAATACGTCAGCAAGGTTTTCAGCGACAAGTGGATGGTCGAGCAAGGCTTTTTGCAAGAGGAAGAAATCGCCGAATTGTGCTAA
- the odhB gene encoding 2-oxoglutarate dehydrogenase complex dihydrolipoyllysine-residue succinyltransferase, with product MPVIELKIPNLGESISNVTFSKWLKPDGSIVAMDEPLCEIETEKANQELSADSAGKLIHVAKEGEDLEVGAVFAKIDTEVAASNGSGSAPTPSKPAEATTTAPSPSEPSKQTYATGAPSPAAAKILAESNIDPANVTGTGRDGRITKDDAQKAVNSGGSSPQAAPPPSTPPPPPPITSQPFTRNERRERMSRMRRTIAKRLVSAKNNTAMLTTFNEVDMTGVMELREKYQEAFVKKYGIKLGFMSIFAKACAKALLEMPDVNARIDGDDIVYHDFVDISIAISTPNGLVVPPVRNVESLNFAQVEQAIKDLSTKARDGKLSLDEMTGGTFTITNGGIFGSLMSTPIINEPQSAILGMHAIKERPAVVNGEIKIRPMMYLALSYDHRVIDGSTSVTFLVKVKNLIEDPLSLLLDL from the coding sequence ATGCCTGTAATCGAACTCAAAATCCCCAATTTGGGCGAGTCCATATCCAACGTCACGTTCTCCAAATGGCTCAAGCCCGATGGCTCCATCGTGGCGATGGACGAGCCGCTCTGCGAGATAGAGACCGAAAAAGCCAATCAAGAACTCTCGGCTGATTCAGCCGGGAAACTCATCCATGTAGCCAAAGAAGGCGAAGACCTTGAGGTGGGGGCTGTTTTTGCCAAAATTGACACCGAGGTAGCGGCTTCCAACGGCAGCGGTAGCGCACCCACCCCTTCAAAACCAGCGGAAGCAACCACCACAGCACCATCCCCCTCCGAACCGTCCAAGCAGACCTACGCAACCGGCGCCCCCTCCCCCGCCGCTGCCAAAATACTCGCGGAAAGCAACATTGACCCGGCCAACGTGACTGGCACTGGCCGCGACGGACGCATCACAAAGGACGACGCGCAAAAAGCGGTGAACAGCGGAGGCAGCAGTCCGCAAGCTGCGCCGCCACCAAGCACGCCCCCTCCCCCACCACCAATCACCAGCCAACCATTCACCCGAAACGAGCGCCGCGAACGCATGAGCCGTATGCGCCGCACTATTGCCAAGCGCCTGGTGAGCGCCAAAAACAACACGGCCATGCTCACCACCTTCAACGAGGTGGACATGACCGGGGTGATGGAATTGCGCGAAAAATACCAAGAGGCATTTGTCAAGAAATACGGCATCAAACTCGGCTTCATGTCCATCTTCGCCAAAGCCTGCGCAAAAGCGCTGCTCGAAATGCCCGACGTGAATGCACGCATTGACGGCGACGACATCGTTTATCACGATTTCGTGGACATCAGCATCGCCATCTCCACGCCGAATGGCCTCGTGGTGCCGCCCGTGCGCAACGTGGAAAGCCTCAACTTCGCTCAGGTGGAGCAAGCCATCAAAGACCTTTCCACCAAGGCACGCGATGGCAAACTCTCTTTGGATGAAATGACCGGTGGCACTTTCACCATCACCAATGGCGGCATATTTGGCAGCCTCATGAGCACACCTATAATAAATGAGCCACAAAGCGCCATCCTCGGCATGCATGCCATCAAAGAGCGCCCGGCAGTCGTCAACGGAGAAATCAAAATCCGCCCCATGATGTACTTGGCGCTGAGTTACGACCACCGCGTCATTGACGGCAGCACATCGGTCACATTCTTGGTGAAAGTGAAAAACCTGATAGAAGACCCGCTCTCGCTGCTGCTGGATTTGTAA
- a CDS encoding SdiA-regulated domain-containing protein, with product MTSLAFALCFLLQTTPTDTLPYDIENPSFIINLVSEELQEISGLSPTDTPGVFLAIADEVGEIFFIDGAGGGVILRRVKFREKGDFEGVEMVGKCLYAAKSNGDIFEIGCWDTDHPNIVEYKTHLKKEDDVEGLCYDAKRFALLLACKQNPDSAGLRRIFAFDLKTKQLGKEPVYTINPEEVNRIVPLNEEDKKRRYISPSGIAVHPITNDVYVISTAQKRLVVLDYKTGAIRYAIRLNKTLLPQPEGIAFDKEGNLYLSSEGKKGEGLVLKFDYRRAK from the coding sequence ATGACATCCCTTGCCTTTGCGCTCTGTTTCCTGCTACAAACCACCCCAACCGACACCCTACCCTACGACATAGAAAATCCCTCTTTCATCATCAACCTCGTCAGCGAGGAGCTTCAGGAGATTTCCGGCCTCAGCCCTACCGACACGCCGGGCGTGTTTCTTGCCATAGCCGATGAGGTGGGCGAGATATTTTTCATCGACGGCGCGGGAGGCGGGGTGATACTTCGCCGGGTCAAATTCCGCGAGAAAGGCGATTTTGAAGGAGTGGAAATGGTAGGCAAATGCCTCTATGCCGCAAAAAGCAACGGCGACATCTTCGAAATCGGCTGTTGGGACACTGACCACCCCAACATCGTGGAATACAAAACGCACTTGAAAAAGGAAGACGACGTGGAGGGACTCTGCTACGATGCGAAGCGGTTCGCCCTGCTGCTCGCCTGCAAGCAGAACCCGGATAGCGCCGGGTTGCGACGCATTTTTGCATTTGACCTGAAAACCAAACAATTGGGCAAAGAGCCTGTTTACACCATTAACCCGGAAGAAGTGAACCGCATCGTGCCTCTCAACGAGGAAGACAAGAAGCGACGCTACATCAGCCCCTCCGGCATCGCTGTTCACCCCATCACCAACGATGTCTATGTCATCTCCACGGCACAAAAGCGCCTCGTGGTGCTTGATTACAAAACGGGCGCTATCCGCTATGCCATTCGGCTCAACAAGACGCTCCTGCCACAACCAGAGGGCATCGCTTTCGATAAGGAGGGCAATCTTTACCTGAGCAGCGAGGGGAAAAAGGGCGAGGGGTTGGTCTTGAAATTCGACTATCGGAGAGCAAAGTAA
- a CDS encoding phosphoheptose isomerase: MTHQDHTQTTLQETFNEKGERISPVLPQHVKNFLIDIDGTICDDVPNEEPERMGTVLPYPDALAMLNRWYDEGHVVYFFTSRTEAHREITEYWLRKHGFKYHGILFGKPRGGNYHWIDNHIVRATRFKGKFTDLVVKTHEIEVFSE; this comes from the coding sequence ATGACACATCAAGACCATACCCAAACCACGTTGCAAGAAACCTTCAACGAAAAGGGCGAACGCATCAGCCCCGTGCTGCCCCAACACGTCAAAAATTTCCTGATTGATATTGACGGCACCATTTGCGACGATGTGCCCAACGAAGAGCCGGAGCGCATGGGCACGGTACTCCCCTACCCCGACGCATTGGCCATGCTCAATCGCTGGTACGACGAGGGCCACGTTGTCTATTTTTTCACCAGTCGCACCGAAGCCCACCGCGAAATCACCGAGTATTGGCTCCGCAAGCACGGGTTCAAGTATCACGGAATCCTGTTTGGCAAACCACGCGGTGGCAACTATCACTGGATTGACAACCACATCGTGCGCGCCACAAGATTTAAGGGAAAATTCACCGATTTAGTGGTGAAAACGCACGAAATCGAAGTGTTTTCAGAATAA